From Streptomyces sp. NBC_01460, a single genomic window includes:
- a CDS encoding threonine synthase yields MSDAPVPTAAYLCPRDGERAAPTTTAWCCPVCGGPWDLDTTALRPVRPDALNSRVNSLWRYEEALPLAGPAVSLGEGRTPLVPLTDRVSAKLDFLMPTLSFKDRGAVMLAELARRLSPDRVVADSSGNAGTAVAAYCARAGLACTVYVPEGTSPKKTEQIRAHGARLETVPGGREATARAARAAAGAPGTFYASHVFNPYFLHGTKTYVYEIWEDLGCTLPDAIAVPVGNGTLLLGAALATSELLAHGLIDRRPALIAVQAEAVSPLAAAFRAGAEELSGAPEQAAPTLAEGIAIPRPPRARQILAAVRESGGTFLTVTEDQIRTAQRDLAARGLFVETTGVACWAAVGGETERSVVVPLCGAGLKTGLAV; encoded by the coding sequence ATGTCCGATGCACCGGTGCCCACGGCGGCCTACCTCTGTCCCCGGGACGGGGAGCGGGCCGCACCCACCACGACGGCTTGGTGCTGCCCGGTCTGCGGGGGCCCCTGGGACCTCGACACCACCGCCCTGCGACCGGTCCGTCCCGACGCCCTGAACAGCCGCGTCAATTCACTGTGGCGCTACGAGGAGGCTCTCCCCCTCGCCGGGCCGGCCGTCTCCCTCGGCGAGGGGCGGACCCCGCTCGTACCGCTCACGGACCGGGTCTCGGCCAAGCTCGACTTCCTGATGCCCACACTCTCCTTCAAGGACCGCGGCGCCGTGATGCTGGCCGAACTGGCCCGCAGACTGTCCCCGGACCGGGTCGTCGCGGACAGCAGCGGCAACGCGGGGACGGCCGTCGCCGCGTACTGCGCCCGGGCAGGGCTGGCGTGCACGGTGTACGTCCCCGAGGGGACCTCGCCCAAGAAGACCGAGCAGATCCGCGCCCACGGCGCCCGACTGGAGACCGTGCCGGGCGGCCGCGAGGCCACGGCCCGGGCCGCCCGCGCCGCCGCAGGGGCTCCCGGCACCTTCTACGCCTCGCACGTCTTCAACCCGTACTTCCTGCACGGCACGAAGACGTACGTCTACGAGATCTGGGAGGACCTGGGCTGCACCCTGCCCGACGCCATCGCCGTCCCCGTCGGCAACGGCACCCTGCTCCTGGGTGCGGCGCTCGCCACCTCGGAGCTCCTCGCCCACGGGCTGATCGACCGCCGCCCCGCGCTGATCGCCGTACAGGCCGAGGCCGTGTCCCCGCTGGCCGCCGCGTTCCGGGCGGGGGCCGAGGAGCTGTCCGGTGCCCCGGAGCAGGCGGCGCCCACGCTCGCCGAGGGGATCGCCATCCCCCGCCCGCCGCGCGCGCGGCAGATCCTGGCGGCCGTCCGGGAGTCGGGCGGCACCTTCCTCACGGTGACGGAGGACCAGATCCGCACGGCGCAGAGGGATCTCGCCGCACGGGGTCTCTTCGTCGAGACGACCGGGGTCGCCTGCTGGGCGGCCGTGGGCGGCGAGACGGAGCGGAGCGTGGTCGTCCCGCTCTGCGGGGCCGGCCTCAAGACGGGCCTCGCCGTCTGA
- a CDS encoding cupin domain-containing protein has protein sequence MSYPEPVYTDGAGEISAQYRPADTTPNLLTRSGGSTHYLATSESTHGAFGLYRIDMAPRAGGPAEHFHRSISESFFILGGTVRIHDGERWADTVPGDFVYVPQGGLHAFRNDSGEPASMLLLFTPGAPREEYFEKVGQVSDWPEKERAEFFFRHDTYWTD, from the coding sequence ATGTCGTACCCGGAACCTGTGTACACCGACGGTGCGGGCGAGATCAGCGCGCAGTACCGCCCGGCGGACACCACCCCGAATCTGCTGACGCGCTCCGGCGGCAGCACCCACTACCTGGCCACCTCGGAGTCGACGCACGGCGCGTTCGGCCTCTACCGGATCGACATGGCACCCAGGGCGGGCGGCCCGGCCGAGCACTTCCACCGGTCGATCTCGGAGTCGTTCTTCATCCTCGGCGGGACGGTCCGGATCCACGACGGCGAGCGGTGGGCCGACACCGTGCCGGGCGACTTCGTGTACGTGCCCCAGGGCGGCCTGCACGCCTTCCGCAACGACTCCGGGGAACCCGCCTCGATGCTGCTGCTCTTCACCCCGGGGGCGCCCCGCGAGGAGTACTTCGAGAAGGTGGGCCAGGTCTCCGACTGGCCGGAGAAGGAGCGGGCGGAGTTCTTCTTCCGGCACGACACGTACTGGACGGACTGA
- a CDS encoding glycosyl hydrolase family 65 protein, with translation MSLTRISLIAPLIVGTLIAPPPPLSYAAGPAPAPVCGEPGTTTDASWAPTSTTFGEAGGYDPYVGNGYLGHRVPATGAGYAATGGSTGWPLYTPRYDGAFVSGLYARDEGLAEGREVIAALPSWTTLDVRVGSETYGSATPAGRISHYRQTLHLRCGVVVTSLRWTTADGRATDLSYEVLADRSDVHTGAVRLRMTPRWSGTATVTGRLDGRGARRVAVAGDGTFTTLGTGTEGAIAQRGTVDARTVGVRAGRSYTFEKFVGVDTALTSRTPRASAEAAAGRAARRGWPGVLSANAAAWRGAWASDVRTPGGPDLQAWLRAARYGLLANTRPGSSDSIAPAGLTSDNYAGMVFWDAETWMYPALLATRPELARTVVEYRYRTRAAARANARKLGYEGLFYAWTSASRGDLDAECQSWDPPHCLTQNHLQGDVALAVWQYYLATGDRAWLAGRGWPLLKGIADFWQSRATANPDGSWSVKNVAGPDEYSNGVTDGVFTNAVAATALRHAIRAAELLGHPAPAGWTRVADGLRIPYDAERKIFLQYAGYNGSTIKQADTVLLIHPLEWPMEEGAAAATLDYYAARTDPDGPAMTDSVHATAAAAIGGPGCATYTYLRRAVRPFVRGPYHLFSEARGEKSGAEDPLSGFPAEDFLTGKGGFLQVFTHGLTGLRLREDGVRLDPLLPPQLREGVELTGLHYRGSTYDVAVGPRTTTVRLTDGAPFTVHTPAGPRRLASALTLPTRRPDLTPTSDAARCRPATATSEAPGLYAEAAVDGSPATSWSPDGATGTLTVALRHVTRIASLTPRWTDVAPASHTLETSLDGRTWRPFRAGDTARHVRLTVRSADAEKPTGVSELTARTGTS, from the coding sequence GTGAGCCTCACGCGCATCTCCCTCATCGCGCCCCTGATCGTGGGCACGCTCATCGCCCCTCCGCCCCCGCTCTCGTACGCCGCCGGTCCTGCCCCCGCTCCCGTGTGCGGGGAGCCCGGGACGACCACCGACGCCTCCTGGGCGCCGACGTCCACCACCTTCGGCGAGGCCGGAGGATACGACCCCTATGTCGGCAACGGGTACCTGGGCCACCGCGTGCCCGCCACCGGCGCCGGTTACGCCGCCACGGGCGGGAGCACGGGCTGGCCCCTCTACACCCCACGGTACGACGGGGCCTTCGTCTCCGGGCTGTACGCCCGTGACGAGGGCCTCGCCGAGGGCCGCGAGGTGATCGCCGCGCTGCCGTCCTGGACCACGCTCGACGTGCGCGTCGGCTCCGAGACGTACGGCTCCGCCACCCCCGCCGGCCGGATCTCGCACTACCGGCAGACCCTCCACCTGCGCTGCGGCGTCGTGGTCACCTCCCTGCGCTGGACCACGGCGGACGGCCGCGCGACGGACCTGTCGTACGAGGTCCTGGCCGACCGCTCCGACGTGCACACCGGCGCCGTACGCCTGCGGATGACCCCGCGCTGGAGCGGCACGGCGACCGTCACGGGCCGGCTGGACGGACGCGGGGCACGGCGGGTCGCGGTGGCCGGCGACGGCACGTTCACCACGCTCGGCACGGGCACGGAGGGGGCGATCGCCCAGCGGGGCACCGTCGACGCCCGCACGGTCGGGGTGCGGGCGGGACGCTCGTACACCTTCGAGAAGTTCGTCGGTGTCGACACCGCGCTCACCTCCCGCACCCCGCGCGCCTCCGCCGAGGCCGCCGCCGGGCGCGCGGCACGGCGCGGCTGGCCGGGAGTCCTCTCCGCCAACGCGGCGGCCTGGCGTGGGGCCTGGGCGTCCGACGTCAGGACGCCGGGCGGCCCCGACCTCCAGGCCTGGCTGCGGGCCGCCCGGTACGGGCTGCTCGCCAACACCCGGCCGGGCTCCTCGGACAGCATCGCCCCGGCCGGGCTCACCAGCGACAACTACGCGGGCATGGTGTTCTGGGACGCCGAGACCTGGATGTATCCGGCGCTGCTGGCCACCCGCCCCGAACTGGCCCGCACGGTCGTCGAGTACCGCTACCGCACCCGGGCCGCCGCCCGCGCGAACGCCCGGAAGCTGGGGTACGAGGGGCTGTTCTACGCCTGGACCAGCGCGAGCAGGGGCGATCTGGACGCCGAGTGCCAGAGCTGGGACCCGCCCCACTGCCTGACCCAGAACCACCTCCAGGGCGATGTCGCACTGGCCGTCTGGCAGTACTACCTGGCCACCGGGGACCGCGCCTGGCTGGCCGGCCGGGGCTGGCCGCTCCTCAAGGGCATCGCCGACTTCTGGCAGTCGCGCGCCACGGCGAACCCCGACGGCAGCTGGTCGGTGAAGAACGTCGCGGGCCCGGACGAGTACAGCAACGGTGTCACCGACGGCGTCTTCACCAACGCGGTCGCCGCCACCGCCCTGCGCCACGCCATCCGCGCCGCGGAGCTCCTCGGCCACCCGGCGCCCGCCGGGTGGACCCGGGTCGCGGACGGCCTGCGCATCCCGTACGACGCCGAGCGGAAGATCTTCCTCCAGTACGCCGGGTACAACGGCTCGACCATCAAGCAGGCGGACACCGTGCTGCTCATCCACCCGCTGGAGTGGCCGATGGAAGAGGGTGCCGCCGCCGCGACGCTCGACTACTACGCGGCCCGCACCGACCCGGACGGCCCCGCGATGACCGACTCGGTGCACGCGACCGCCGCCGCCGCGATCGGCGGGCCGGGCTGCGCCACGTACACGTATCTCCGGCGCGCGGTGCGCCCGTTCGTCCGCGGTCCCTACCACCTCTTCTCCGAGGCCCGGGGCGAGAAGTCCGGCGCCGAGGACCCGCTCTCCGGATTCCCCGCCGAGGACTTCCTCACCGGCAAGGGCGGCTTCCTCCAGGTCTTCACCCACGGCCTGACGGGGCTCCGGCTGCGCGAGGACGGCGTACGCCTCGACCCGCTCCTGCCGCCGCAGCTCCGCGAGGGCGTGGAGCTGACGGGACTGCATTACCGGGGCAGCACCTACGACGTCGCCGTCGGCCCCCGCACGACCACGGTCCGGCTGACGGACGGCGCGCCCTTCACCGTCCACACCCCGGCCGGCCCACGCCGCCTCGCCTCCGCCCTCACGCTCCCCACCCGCCGCCCCGACCTCACCCCGACGTCCGACGCGGCCCGCTGCCGCCCCGCGACGGCCACCTCCGAGGCCCCCGGCCTGTACGCCGAGGCGGCGGTGGACGGGAGCCCG
- a CDS encoding glycoside hydrolase family 18 protein, translated as MRRRTLTGLTTAACALTLLAGLAPAATAGPAGHDRGPGHHDRAYRTVGYFTQWGVYGRDFQVKDLETSGTAGKLTHINYAFGNVSAEGRCFTGNVPGEADAWADYARPLDAAGSVDGVADTDTQALAGNFNQLRELKAAHPGLKVMISLGGWSWSTHFSDAARTAASRKALVSSCIDLYIKGNLPVDGARGGDGSAAGLFDGIDLDWEWPGSAGDTDTVYRPEDKKNFTALVHEFRTQLDAYAKSGRKGRAKHYELSAFVPTAPAKIDAGFDVPRIMRDFDFVNLQGYDFHVSGEKSTAQQSALYAKGDFSVDQTVRDWIRRGAPARKLVMGMPFYGQGWTGVTGGGDGLGQPATAPAPATYAAGYEDYKALRKLADSGQYTVHRDTRNGHAWLFDGTTLWTYDDPQVLRAKTSYIRERGLGGAMFWSLDGDTEDGELMTAVDRGLGRR; from the coding sequence GCCGGGCCACCACGACCGCGCGTACCGCACCGTCGGCTACTTCACCCAATGGGGCGTCTACGGGCGCGACTTCCAGGTCAAGGACCTGGAGACCAGCGGCACCGCCGGAAAACTCACCCACATCAACTACGCGTTCGGCAACGTCAGCGCCGAGGGCCGCTGCTTCACGGGCAACGTGCCCGGCGAGGCGGACGCCTGGGCGGACTACGCCCGTCCGCTGGACGCCGCGGGATCGGTCGACGGCGTCGCCGACACCGACACGCAGGCGCTCGCGGGCAACTTCAACCAGCTGCGCGAGCTCAAGGCCGCGCACCCCGGGCTCAAGGTGATGATCTCCCTGGGCGGCTGGAGCTGGTCCACCCACTTCTCGGACGCGGCCCGCACCGCCGCCTCCCGCAAGGCCCTCGTCTCCTCCTGCATCGACCTGTACATCAAGGGCAACCTGCCGGTGGACGGCGCGCGCGGAGGTGACGGATCGGCGGCCGGCCTCTTCGACGGCATCGACCTCGACTGGGAGTGGCCGGGCTCGGCCGGCGACACGGACACGGTGTACCGCCCCGAGGACAAGAAGAACTTCACGGCCCTGGTCCACGAGTTCCGCACCCAGCTCGACGCCTACGCGAAGAGCGGCCGGAAGGGCAGGGCGAAACACTACGAGCTGTCCGCCTTCGTCCCCACGGCCCCCGCCAAGATCGACGCGGGCTTCGACGTGCCGCGCATCATGCGGGACTTCGACTTCGTCAACCTCCAGGGCTACGACTTCCACGTCTCCGGCGAGAAGTCGACCGCCCAGCAGTCGGCGCTGTACGCCAAGGGCGACTTCAGCGTCGACCAGACGGTCCGTGACTGGATCAGGCGCGGCGCGCCGGCCCGCAAGCTCGTGATGGGCATGCCGTTCTACGGCCAGGGCTGGACCGGTGTCACCGGCGGCGGCGACGGGCTCGGACAGCCGGCGACGGCGCCCGCGCCGGCCACGTACGCCGCCGGCTACGAGGACTACAAGGCGCTGAGGAAGCTGGCCGATTCGGGGCAGTACACCGTGCACCGGGACACCCGCAACGGCCATGCCTGGCTGTTCGACGGCACGACCCTGTGGACGTACGACGACCCGCAGGTGCTGCGCGCCAAGACCTCGTACATCCGCGAGCGCGGGCTCGGCGGGGCGATGTTCTGGTCCCTGGACGGCGACACGGAGGACGGCGAGCTGATGACCGCGGTCGACCGGGGTCTGGGCCGGCGCTGA